In one window of Nitrospira sp. DNA:
- a CDS encoding bifunctional (p)ppGpp synthetase/guanosine-3',5'-bis(diphosphate) 3'-pyrophosphohydrolase, with protein sequence MVYETVTDIDQLLDRVRSYQPEADLSLVRKAYDFSARVHEGQTRRSGEPYVQHPVAVAGVLTLLKTDVAAVVAGLLHDTLEDTVATPAELEREFGKEVVHLVDGVTKIGKITFRSYEEKQAENFRKMVLSMADDIRVVIIKLADRLHNMRTLEHLGEAKRLEIAQETLEIYAPLANRIGIGWVKNELEDLCLKHLKPDVYEMLRVRVAKRDEDREQYIQEVRDLVEKALTDVGLQGTVYGRPKHLYGIYQKMNKQDISFEEVYDLTALRIITDTKMNCYALLGVIHSLWRPLPGRFKDYIAIPKSNLYQSLHTTVVGPKGEHVEFQIRTDEMHRVAEYGIAAHWKYKEQGKVAEKDNKAFGWLHQFVEWHTDLPDNRQFMDSVKLELFHDVVYVFTPKGIVKELPKGSTPVDFAYAIHTEVGDHCVGAKINGKIVPLKHQVTSGDTVEILTSPNQTPHKDWLKFVRTSRAKTKIKHWVKAEEQTRSIDIGRRLLESELRRHSFAPAQMLRSEQLLEVARQLGHDTLDELMAAVGFGHLATAEVIAKLVTPSPGTAVPVAEPVSTPKTPVGKSDDKGVRVKGARDLLMQLSRCCNPVPGDRILGYITRGRGLTIHSVDCPNLEALDYDRERLVEVEWDTATPGLHPVKVSVMAVDKTGVLANVSSAIAECQANISRAEIATREDRKAVLDFVVEVNDTKHINHVLKAIERVEGVISARRIRAWQEK encoded by the coding sequence ATGGTCTACGAAACCGTCACAGATATCGATCAGCTCCTCGACCGTGTGCGGAGCTATCAGCCGGAGGCCGATCTCAGTCTGGTGCGCAAGGCCTATGACTTCTCTGCCAGAGTGCATGAAGGGCAAACGCGCCGTTCCGGCGAGCCCTACGTGCAGCATCCGGTCGCCGTCGCCGGCGTGCTGACCTTGCTCAAAACTGATGTGGCGGCGGTGGTGGCGGGACTGCTGCACGACACCTTGGAAGACACGGTAGCGACGCCGGCCGAACTGGAGCGCGAGTTCGGGAAAGAAGTGGTCCATCTGGTCGACGGGGTAACCAAGATCGGGAAGATCACGTTCCGGAGCTATGAAGAAAAGCAGGCGGAGAATTTCCGCAAAATGGTCCTGTCGATGGCGGACGATATCCGCGTCGTCATCATCAAGCTGGCCGATCGCCTCCATAATATGCGGACACTGGAGCACTTGGGCGAGGCGAAGCGCCTGGAAATTGCCCAGGAGACCCTGGAGATTTACGCTCCGCTCGCCAACCGGATCGGGATCGGCTGGGTGAAGAATGAACTGGAAGACTTGTGTCTCAAGCACCTCAAGCCCGATGTGTACGAAATGCTGCGGGTGCGTGTCGCAAAGCGCGATGAAGACCGGGAACAATACATTCAGGAAGTGCGCGATCTGGTCGAAAAGGCGCTGACCGACGTCGGGTTGCAGGGGACGGTGTACGGGCGCCCGAAGCACTTGTATGGCATTTACCAGAAGATGAACAAGCAGGATATTTCCTTTGAGGAAGTCTACGACCTCACGGCCTTGCGGATCATCACCGATACGAAGATGAACTGTTATGCCTTGCTCGGGGTGATCCATTCGCTCTGGCGCCCGCTGCCAGGCCGGTTTAAGGACTACATCGCGATCCCCAAATCCAACCTCTATCAATCGCTGCACACGACGGTGGTCGGACCGAAGGGCGAGCACGTCGAATTCCAGATTCGAACCGACGAAATGCATCGCGTGGCAGAATACGGGATTGCGGCGCATTGGAAATATAAAGAGCAGGGCAAGGTTGCAGAGAAAGATAACAAGGCGTTCGGCTGGTTACACCAGTTTGTCGAGTGGCACACCGATCTGCCGGACAATCGCCAGTTCATGGACTCCGTCAAGCTTGAGCTCTTTCACGACGTGGTCTATGTGTTTACGCCCAAGGGGATCGTGAAGGAACTGCCGAAGGGATCCACCCCGGTCGACTTTGCCTATGCCATCCACACGGAAGTCGGTGACCATTGTGTCGGGGCCAAGATCAATGGCAAGATTGTGCCGTTGAAGCATCAGGTGACGAGCGGGGATACGGTTGAAATTCTCACGTCGCCGAACCAGACGCCGCATAAGGACTGGCTCAAGTTTGTCCGGACCTCGCGCGCCAAGACAAAAATCAAACATTGGGTCAAAGCCGAAGAGCAAACGCGCAGCATCGACATCGGGCGGCGTCTCTTGGAGTCGGAGTTGCGGCGCCACTCGTTTGCGCCGGCGCAGATGCTGCGGTCGGAGCAACTATTGGAGGTGGCGCGGCAGCTCGGGCATGACACGCTCGACGAACTGATGGCGGCGGTAGGATTCGGCCATCTTGCGACGGCAGAGGTAATCGCGAAGCTGGTGACGCCATCGCCGGGAACTGCAGTGCCGGTCGCGGAGCCGGTTTCGACACCGAAGACCCCGGTCGGCAAATCCGACGACAAAGGCGTACGCGTCAAAGGCGCGCGCGATCTCTTGATGCAGCTCTCTCGTTGCTGTAATCCGGTGCCGGGGGATCGGATTCTCGGCTACATTACCCGCGGGCGCGGATTGACCATCCACTCGGTGGATTGCCCCAATCTGGAAGCGCTGGATTACGATCGGGAACGGCTGGTCGAGGTGGAATGGGATACGGCGACGCCGGGGTTGCACCCGGTGAAAGTGTCGGTGATGGCAGTCGACAAGACCGGGGTGTTGGCGAATGTATCATCCGCAATTGCGGAATGTCAGGCGAACATCAGCCGGGCGGAAATCGCGACGCGTGAAGACCGGAAGGCGGTGTTGGATTTTGTCGTCGAAGTCAATGATACGAAGCACATCAATCATGTGCTGAAGGCGATTGAACGGGTCGAGGGGGTGATCTCGGCGCGGCGTATTCGGGCGTGGCAGGAAAAATAA